In Gadus chalcogrammus isolate NIFS_2021 chromosome 13, NIFS_Gcha_1.0, whole genome shotgun sequence, a single genomic region encodes these proteins:
- the LOC130401894 gene encoding opioid growth factor receptor-like isoform X2, with protein MDCLLLCLKPKKKRPTDDEPNPTLFPDRQTTNVKENKRSSIPDREPTEGRQNQESIPDQEPTEDGEKQQSIPDRETTDVKENPRSIPNREPTDKEENAGHNEPYWVERTDLLYCEYDTTWETLKDSQGDRRPRGSTQRVYDYEFNRFENAAKDMYNYRHDYPLPMGRSYHRGKGTDMPNLTFYLGERASEPDGFSIGEFHKTWRGDYYRLERVQSFVQWIFPLQEVGMNDEAFVLTKQEIKAFLKNETAKLNLQQSYGLMLDFYGIELFNLETGAVGRASNWPERFENMNRHTHNNLRLTRILKCLGNLGFRHYQAPLVRFFLEETLVQGKLPAVKESVLNYFLFAVLDKAQRRELVRFAFWNYEPREKFIWCPKKIQEAFLREGGPARCSNPADPSFLREGKYRRPSVGKGCSNPADPPPEELRPVEEENNDFIQAEL; from the exons ATGGATTGTTTGTTGCTGTGCCTAAAACCCAAAAAGAAAAGACCCACCGACGACGAACCGAATCCGACGTTGTTCCCTGACCGACAAACCACTAACGTAAAAGAGAATAAGAGGTCGTCGATTCCTGACCGAGAACCCACCGAAGGCAGACAGAATCAGGAGTCGATCCCTGACCAAGAACCCACTGAAGACGGAGAGAAACAGCAGTCGATCCCTGACCGAGAAACCACCGACGTAAAAGAGAATCCCAGGTCGATACCTAACCGAGAACCCACCGACAAGGAAGAGAATGCTGGACACAATGAACCTTACTGGGTGGAACGCACTGATCTGTTGTATTGTGAATACGACACAACATGGGAAACATTAAAAGATTCCCAAGGCGATCGTCGACCCCGAGGCTCGACCCAGAGAGTTTATGAC TACGAATTCAATCGATTCGAAAATGCAGCAAAGGACATGTATAACTACAGGCATGACTATCCC CTCCCTATGGGCAGAAGTTACCATCGAGGAAAA GGGACAGACATGCCTAATTTAACATTTTATCTTGGAGAAAGGGCATCTGAACCTGACG GTTTCTCCATAGGCGAGTTTCATAAAACATGGCGTGGGGATTATTACAGACTGGAGAGAGTGCAAAGTTTCGTCCAATG GATTTTTCCACTGCAGGAGGTCGGAATGAACGATGAAGCCTTCGTACTGACCAAACAGGAGATTAAG GCTTTCCTTAAAAACGAGACAGCTAAACTCAATCTGCAGCAGTCCTATGGGCTCATGTTGGACTTCTACGGCATTGAGCTCTTTAACCTGGAGACCGGAGCAGTCGGGAGAGCATCAAACTGGCCGGAGAGATTTGAAAATATGAACCG GCATACTCACAACAACCTGCGCCTCACTCGCATCCTGAAGTGCCTGGGGAACCTGGGCTTCAGGCACTACCAAGCCCCGCTGGTTCGCTTCTTCCTGGAGGAAACCCTTGTGCAAGGGAAGCTCCCCGCGGTCAAGGAGAGCGTGCTCAACTACTTCCTGTTTGCCGTGCTCGATAAGGCACAGCGCAGAGAGCTGGTCCGCTTTGCCTTCTGGAACTACGAGCCCAGAGAGAAGTTCATCTGGTGCCCCAAGAAGATACAGGAGGCCTTCCTTCGGGAAGGAGGGCCGGCTCGTTGTTCCAACCCTGCAGACCCCTCCTTCCTTCGGGAAGGAAAATACAGGAGGCCTTCCGTCGGAAAGGGTTGTTCCAACCCTGCAGACCCCCCACCTGAGGAACTGCGTCCAGTGGAAGAGGAGAACAACGACTTCATTCAAGCTGAACTATAA
- the LOC130401894 gene encoding opioid growth factor receptor-like isoform X1 codes for MDCLLLCLKPKKKRPTDDEPNPTLFPDRQTTNVKENKRSSIPDREPTEGRQNQESIPDQEPTEDGEKQQSIPDRETTDVKENPRSIPNREPTDKEENAGHNEPYWVERTDLLYCEYDTTWETLKDSQGDRRPRGSTQRVYDYEFNRFENAAKDMYNYRHDYPLPMGRSYHRGKQGTDMPNLTFYLGERASEPDGFSIGEFHKTWRGDYYRLERVQSFVQWIFPLQEVGMNDEAFVLTKQEIKAFLKNETAKLNLQQSYGLMLDFYGIELFNLETGAVGRASNWPERFENMNRHTHNNLRLTRILKCLGNLGFRHYQAPLVRFFLEETLVQGKLPAVKESVLNYFLFAVLDKAQRRELVRFAFWNYEPREKFIWCPKKIQEAFLREGGPARCSNPADPSFLREGKYRRPSVGKGCSNPADPPPEELRPVEEENNDFIQAEL; via the exons ATGGATTGTTTGTTGCTGTGCCTAAAACCCAAAAAGAAAAGACCCACCGACGACGAACCGAATCCGACGTTGTTCCCTGACCGACAAACCACTAACGTAAAAGAGAATAAGAGGTCGTCGATTCCTGACCGAGAACCCACCGAAGGCAGACAGAATCAGGAGTCGATCCCTGACCAAGAACCCACTGAAGACGGAGAGAAACAGCAGTCGATCCCTGACCGAGAAACCACCGACGTAAAAGAGAATCCCAGGTCGATACCTAACCGAGAACCCACCGACAAGGAAGAGAATGCTGGACACAATGAACCTTACTGGGTGGAACGCACTGATCTGTTGTATTGTGAATACGACACAACATGGGAAACATTAAAAGATTCCCAAGGCGATCGTCGACCCCGAGGCTCGACCCAGAGAGTTTATGAC TACGAATTCAATCGATTCGAAAATGCAGCAAAGGACATGTATAACTACAGGCATGACTATCCC CTCCCTATGGGCAGAAGTTACCATCGAGGAAAA CAGGGGACAGACATGCCTAATTTAACATTTTATCTTGGAGAAAGGGCATCTGAACCTGACG GTTTCTCCATAGGCGAGTTTCATAAAACATGGCGTGGGGATTATTACAGACTGGAGAGAGTGCAAAGTTTCGTCCAATG GATTTTTCCACTGCAGGAGGTCGGAATGAACGATGAAGCCTTCGTACTGACCAAACAGGAGATTAAG GCTTTCCTTAAAAACGAGACAGCTAAACTCAATCTGCAGCAGTCCTATGGGCTCATGTTGGACTTCTACGGCATTGAGCTCTTTAACCTGGAGACCGGAGCAGTCGGGAGAGCATCAAACTGGCCGGAGAGATTTGAAAATATGAACCG GCATACTCACAACAACCTGCGCCTCACTCGCATCCTGAAGTGCCTGGGGAACCTGGGCTTCAGGCACTACCAAGCCCCGCTGGTTCGCTTCTTCCTGGAGGAAACCCTTGTGCAAGGGAAGCTCCCCGCGGTCAAGGAGAGCGTGCTCAACTACTTCCTGTTTGCCGTGCTCGATAAGGCACAGCGCAGAGAGCTGGTCCGCTTTGCCTTCTGGAACTACGAGCCCAGAGAGAAGTTCATCTGGTGCCCCAAGAAGATACAGGAGGCCTTCCTTCGGGAAGGAGGGCCGGCTCGTTGTTCCAACCCTGCAGACCCCTCCTTCCTTCGGGAAGGAAAATACAGGAGGCCTTCCGTCGGAAAGGGTTGTTCCAACCCTGCAGACCCCCCACCTGAGGAACTGCGTCCAGTGGAAGAGGAGAACAACGACTTCATTCAAGCTGAACTATAA